In the Lysinibacillus sp. PLM2 genome, one interval contains:
- the kipR gene encoding HTH-type transcriptional regulator KipR: MSKTLEKGIQLFELFTSDKPIWSMDEISEYTKIPKPTVYRLLKIFVDNDFLQKTTSENGEGYRFSLGLKFLELGSVVLSTFDIRKVALPHMRELQQKFNEAVQLSYKDGEEGLYIEKVESTKPVRLYTRVGRKAPLYAGACMRTILAFQPQEEIDYIISKNLNQIASGTPQSKNNVLQLLTQCRTEGYSYSISELEEGTFSIAVPIFNHEGQVKYSLSMAGIATSFTQQQIKEFVTELWNVAAEISAGIGYKEPYPYGLL, translated from the coding sequence ATGAGTAAGACGTTAGAAAAGGGAATTCAGTTATTTGAACTTTTTACAAGTGATAAACCTATATGGTCTATGGATGAGATATCGGAGTATACAAAAATACCTAAGCCTACAGTTTATAGACTATTAAAGATATTTGTAGATAATGATTTTTTACAAAAAACTACTTCCGAAAATGGTGAAGGATACCGTTTTTCCTTAGGATTGAAGTTTTTAGAATTGGGAAGTGTAGTTCTTTCGACATTTGACATTCGAAAGGTTGCTTTACCACATATGAGAGAGTTACAACAAAAGTTTAATGAGGCAGTACAGCTTTCTTATAAAGATGGTGAAGAGGGTTTATATATCGAAAAAGTCGAAAGTACAAAGCCAGTTCGACTATACACACGTGTTGGAAGAAAGGCGCCTCTCTATGCTGGAGCTTGTATGAGAACAATTTTAGCATTCCAGCCGCAAGAGGAAATTGACTATATTATTTCCAAAAATTTAAATCAAATCGCAAGTGGAACCCCACAATCGAAAAACAATGTATTACAGTTGCTTACTCAATGTAGAACAGAAGGTTATTCATATAGTATTTCTGAATTAGAAGAAGGAACATTTTCTATCGCAGTACCAATTTTTAATCATGAAGGACAAGTAAAGTACTCTTTGAGTATGGCAGGAATTGCTACATCATTTACTCAACAACAAATAAAAGAATTTGTTACGGAGCTTTGGAATGTTGCAGCAGAAATCTCAGCAGGTATCGGTTATAAAGAACCATATCCTTATGGACTTTTATAA
- a CDS encoding ABC transporter ATP-binding protein: MEAVAVKERETLLKVENLSKHFIVKKGFGKSNVQRIKAVDNVSFEVKKGEIFGIVGESGCGKSTTGRTILRLLEPTSGKIEFEGKDISTLSGKEMRQARRDMQIVFQDPFASLNPRMKIFNVIEEPLINFGVKDANERKKRVYEVAEQVGLTIAQLERLPHEFSGGQRQRIGIARALVSRPKLIIADEPVSALDVSIQSQVLNLMRKLQKEMDLTYIFISHDLNVVHHFCDRIGVMYLGKMVEIADKDELFKNPLHPYSKALFSALPKSHPLEKKERIVLQGDVPSPGNPPSGCMFHTRCFSCMEQCKTEIPVLTAINSQHKVSCHLYPE; encoded by the coding sequence GTGGAGGCAGTAGCAGTAAAAGAAAGAGAAACGTTATTGAAAGTTGAAAATCTCTCGAAACATTTTATCGTCAAAAAGGGATTTGGAAAAAGCAACGTTCAAAGAATTAAAGCAGTCGATAACGTATCCTTTGAAGTGAAAAAAGGCGAAATTTTCGGGATAGTTGGAGAATCAGGGTGTGGTAAAAGTACTACTGGGCGTACTATTCTACGATTATTAGAACCTACTTCAGGAAAGATAGAGTTTGAAGGTAAAGATATTTCAACTCTAAGTGGCAAAGAAATGCGCCAGGCAAGAAGAGATATGCAAATCGTTTTCCAAGATCCATTCGCTTCATTAAATCCGCGGATGAAGATCTTCAACGTAATTGAAGAGCCTTTAATCAACTTTGGAGTAAAGGATGCGAACGAAAGAAAAAAGAGAGTATATGAAGTTGCTGAGCAAGTTGGACTTACAATAGCACAGTTAGAACGTCTACCACACGAGTTTTCAGGTGGACAGCGACAAAGAATTGGCATTGCGAGAGCGCTTGTTTCACGTCCAAAGTTAATTATTGCAGATGAACCAGTATCGGCTCTTGATGTTTCCATTCAATCACAAGTATTAAATCTAATGAGAAAACTTCAAAAAGAAATGGACCTAACCTACATTTTTATCTCACACGACTTAAATGTAGTACATCACTTCTGTGACCGAATTGGTGTCATGTATTTGGGGAAAATGGTTGAAATAGCTGATAAGGATGAACTGTTTAAAAATCCACTACATCCTTATTCAAAAGCCTTATTCTCTGCATTACCAAAATCACATCCATTAGAAAAGAAAGAGAGAATTGTGCTCCAAGGAGATGTACCTAGTCCGGGTAATCCTCCAAGTGGTTGTATGTTCCATACGAGATGCTTTAGTTGTATGGAACAATGTAAGACAGAAATTCCAGTTTTGACAGCTATAAATTCTCAACATAAAGTATCTTGTCATCTTTATCCTGAATGA
- the oppD_4 gene encoding peptide ABC transporter ATP-binding protein: MAESVLEVKDLKLGIRDGKRQIPIVNGVTFDLKKGETLGIVGESGCGKSLTSLSLMGLLPPGIEYQNGNIEISNQNMVGVKDKVWRSVRGKKVSMIFQEPMTSLNPVFTIGDQIVEMIQSHNKMKKADAKNHAIHMLKTLGIPRAEEVFNEYPHQLSGGMRQRVMIAIALSCNPEILIADEPTTALDVTIQAQILELMKELQKQMDMSIVLITHDLGVVAEMCDRVIVMYAGEVVEESTVVELFDYPKHPYTKGLLASLPKIDEQKEFLASIKGVVPTAANMPSGCRFAPRCQYRTEKCDEKPLLKKINDESQVQCWLYSD; the protein is encoded by the coding sequence TTGGCCGAAAGCGTATTAGAAGTAAAGGATTTAAAACTTGGAATCCGAGACGGGAAAAGGCAAATACCAATTGTTAACGGAGTAACCTTTGATTTGAAAAAGGGCGAAACGTTAGGGATAGTTGGTGAGTCTGGCTGCGGAAAAAGTTTGACGTCATTATCGTTGATGGGTTTACTGCCACCAGGTATCGAATATCAAAATGGAAACATTGAAATAAGTAATCAAAACATGGTTGGGGTTAAAGATAAGGTTTGGAGATCTGTACGAGGTAAGAAAGTATCAATGATTTTCCAAGAACCAATGACCTCCTTAAATCCCGTTTTTACAATCGGGGATCAAATAGTGGAAATGATTCAAAGTCATAACAAAATGAAAAAAGCGGATGCAAAAAATCATGCCATACATATGTTGAAAACCCTTGGAATACCGAGAGCTGAGGAAGTGTTTAATGAATATCCTCACCAATTATCAGGAGGTATGAGACAAAGGGTTATGATTGCCATTGCACTATCCTGCAATCCCGAAATCCTAATAGCAGATGAGCCTACAACTGCATTAGACGTAACAATTCAAGCACAAATACTTGAACTAATGAAAGAGCTTCAGAAGCAAATGGATATGTCGATCGTACTTATTACACACGATTTAGGCGTTGTAGCAGAAATGTGCGACAGAGTTATTGTGATGTATGCAGGTGAAGTTGTTGAGGAATCCACTGTAGTAGAGTTATTCGATTATCCGAAACACCCGTATACAAAAGGGTTACTTGCTTCACTACCAAAAATAGATGAACAAAAAGAGTTTTTAGCATCTATCAAAGGAGTTGTACCAACTGCTGCAAATATGCCTTCGGGCTGTCGATTTGCACCACGTTGTCAATATAGAACTGAAAAATGTGATGAAAAACCACTACTAAAAAAGATTAATGATGAGTCTCAAGTACAGTGCTGGCTTTACTCTGATTAA
- the ku gene encoding non-homologous end joining protein Ku produces MHTVWKGSISFGLVNIPVKLHTATENKDIKLRQLHKECSSPINYKKVCPVCDKEVGNEDIVKAYEYSKNKYVVLDDEELENLKKESEDKAVEIIEFVQLNEIDPIYFERSYFLAPDSGGGKAYALLRSALKESGKIGVAKITIRSKEQLAIVRVYGDTLLMETIHFPDEVRKADEVPNIPSEDKIADKELDTALMLIEQLTEKFDPEKYNDDYRTALLELIEKKKSGEVVVTAAEKETKVPSDMTDLMAALQASLDKTKEKTKQPTVRKRKTPVKKKA; encoded by the coding sequence GTGCATACAGTCTGGAAAGGTAGTATTAGTTTTGGACTTGTGAATATTCCAGTAAAATTACATACTGCGACGGAAAACAAAGATATTAAATTGCGCCAATTGCATAAAGAATGTAGTAGTCCAATCAACTATAAAAAAGTATGTCCTGTATGTGATAAGGAAGTAGGAAATGAAGATATCGTAAAAGCTTATGAATACTCTAAAAATAAATACGTTGTACTTGATGACGAAGAATTAGAGAACTTGAAGAAAGAAAGTGAAGATAAGGCAGTCGAAATTATTGAATTTGTCCAATTAAATGAAATTGACCCTATTTATTTTGAACGCAGCTACTTTCTAGCACCAGATAGTGGTGGTGGTAAAGCCTATGCATTACTAAGAAGTGCATTAAAAGAATCTGGGAAAATAGGTGTTGCCAAAATAACCATTCGTTCAAAGGAACAACTAGCAATCGTTCGAGTTTATGGTGACACATTGTTAATGGAGACAATTCATTTTCCTGATGAAGTTAGAAAGGCTGATGAAGTTCCAAATATACCGAGTGAAGATAAGATAGCCGATAAAGAATTGGATACGGCTTTAATGTTAATTGAACAATTAACAGAAAAATTCGATCCTGAAAAATATAACGATGATTATCGAACAGCACTACTTGAACTAATCGAGAAGAAAAAATCTGGAGAGGTTGTAGTAACCGCTGCCGAGAAGGAAACAAAAGTACCTTCAGATATGACGGATTTAATGGCAGCTTTACAAGCATCATTAGACAAAACAAAAGAAAAAACAAAGCAACCTACAGTCCGAAAGCGAAAAACACCAGTAAAGAAAAAAGCATAA
- the ligd gene encoding bifunctional non-homologous end joining protein LigD codes for MKPMLLTASDDLPSTKDWIYEVKYDGFRCIIHWDKTGIQIMSRNEKDLTNYFPEIVTFSEIAKDKVYPFLPLTLDGEICYLINDYKSNFSIVQTRGRMRNEDVILNSAKKFPCNLIVFDLIRYKGLDISDYVLNERKALLKSLFEAIDFSTTINYEKKGHIQLIDVFQKDQLAMDAVKNHSGEGVVAKHLSSTWDSGVRTTHWLKVKNWCYVTVILTKYDQENGYFHGSIYKQDQLIEITVFKHGFSEQQFQTLVTFVKSNGRQATSETWEIDPSICVDVACIDFDGKKLREPRFSKFRFDLQPDHINWKTMIRQLNPIPERVQITHPDKPIWPKVNVDKDDYLYYLQHVSPYFLPFLKNRYLTAIRYPHGVPGESFYQKNAPDYKPSFIATKMEEDINYILCNNIETLLWLGNQVVIEYHIPFQTVDTHYPTEIVFDLDPPSVNEFSLAIEAAIRMKSIFDQFGLVSFVKTSGGKGLQVYIPLPKNTFTYEDTRIFTEFVCTFLCEQEPNWFTMERLKKNRDQKLYLDFIQHAYGKTIIAPYSPRGNEQGLIATPLNWEEINEKLTPALFSIPQVIERLKINGDPFREFREVGEKQNFNEVLQNLKQLVKARKGK; via the coding sequence ATGAAACCAATGCTCTTAACCGCATCAGACGATTTACCTTCAACAAAAGATTGGATATATGAAGTGAAATATGATGGATTTCGTTGCATCATTCACTGGGATAAAACAGGAATCCAAATTATGAGTCGAAACGAAAAAGACTTAACAAATTACTTTCCCGAGATTGTAACATTTTCTGAAATAGCAAAGGACAAAGTATATCCTTTCCTTCCTTTAACATTAGATGGGGAAATTTGCTACCTTATAAATGACTATAAAAGTAACTTTTCGATTGTTCAAACTCGTGGAAGAATGCGAAATGAAGATGTAATACTAAATAGTGCAAAAAAATTCCCATGTAATCTTATCGTATTTGACCTCATCCGATATAAAGGATTAGATATATCTGATTATGTCCTGAACGAACGAAAGGCATTGTTAAAATCTCTTTTTGAAGCCATCGATTTTTCGACAACAATTAATTACGAAAAAAAGGGACATATTCAATTAATAGATGTATTTCAAAAAGATCAACTAGCTATGGATGCAGTAAAAAATCATAGTGGAGAAGGAGTAGTTGCAAAGCATCTATCTAGTACTTGGGACAGTGGTGTACGAACGACTCATTGGTTAAAAGTGAAAAATTGGTGTTATGTAACTGTCATTTTGACCAAGTATGATCAAGAAAATGGTTATTTCCACGGATCTATTTATAAGCAAGATCAACTAATTGAAATCACTGTTTTTAAGCATGGATTTTCAGAGCAGCAATTTCAAACACTTGTTACTTTTGTCAAAAGTAATGGTCGACAAGCAACATCTGAAACTTGGGAAATTGACCCTTCCATTTGTGTAGATGTTGCATGCATTGACTTTGACGGTAAGAAGTTGAGAGAACCTCGTTTTTCTAAATTTCGGTTTGATTTGCAACCTGATCACATTAATTGGAAAACAATGATCAGACAATTAAATCCAATTCCTGAAAGAGTACAAATTACACATCCTGATAAACCAATTTGGCCAAAGGTAAATGTTGATAAGGACGACTATTTATATTATTTACAGCATGTGTCACCATACTTTCTTCCTTTTCTAAAAAATCGATACTTAACGGCAATCCGTTATCCTCACGGAGTTCCTGGTGAAAGCTTCTATCAAAAAAATGCACCGGATTACAAACCTTCTTTTATTGCTACTAAGATGGAAGAAGATATCAATTACATTTTGTGTAATAATATTGAGACGTTATTATGGTTAGGAAATCAGGTTGTTATCGAATATCATATCCCTTTTCAAACGGTGGATACACATTATCCTACTGAAATTGTTTTCGATCTCGATCCGCCTTCAGTGAATGAATTTTCTTTAGCTATTGAAGCAGCAATAAGAATGAAATCAATTTTTGACCAATTTGGATTAGTTTCGTTTGTAAAAACATCCGGTGGAAAGGGATTGCAGGTGTATATCCCTTTGCCTAAAAATACTTTTACCTACGAGGATACACGAATTTTCACGGAATTTGTATGTACATTTTTATGTGAGCAAGAGCCTAATTGGTTTACAATGGAGAGATTAAAAAAGAATCGCGATCAAAAGCTTTATCTTGATTTTATTCAACATGCCTATGGGAAAACAATTATAGCCCCTTATTCACCAAGAGGGAATGAACAAGGGTTAATTGCAACACCACTGAACTGGGAAGAAATAAACGAAAAACTTACACCCGCTTTATTTTCTATTCCACAGGTAATTGAGAGATTAAAAATTAACGGAGACCCATTCCGGGAATTTAGAGAAGTTGGAGAAAAACAAAATTTTAATGAGGTACTTCAGAATTTAAAACAATTAGTAAAAGCACGTAAGGGGAAATAA
- a CDS encoding membrane protein, whose translation MTNKKYKVWPIYRIISFSFGILCIATALIGPIAKLSHTDFTVHMIGHLLLGMLGPLLIVISAPMTLLLRSLKISHARKVSKVLRSRYVQFISHPLVASTLNIGGLWILYTTDLYEAMHQSMFLYVLIHVHVFLAGYVFTASMIYIDPSPHRTTFRFRALVFISALAGHNVLSKWIYANPPSGVSKASAELGAMTMYYGGDLIDVWIIIIMCYQVYKLRVLQLNEIPSLINK comes from the coding sequence TTGACGAATAAAAAATATAAAGTTTGGCCAATTTATCGAATTATTAGTTTTAGTTTCGGTATATTATGTATTGCAACTGCACTTATTGGTCCAATTGCAAAGCTCTCACATACAGATTTTACAGTTCACATGATTGGACATCTTCTGCTAGGAATGCTCGGCCCATTACTTATTGTAATTTCTGCTCCGATGACTTTATTGCTTAGGTCGTTAAAAATTAGTCATGCCAGGAAAGTAAGTAAAGTGTTAAGGAGTAGATATGTTCAATTCATAAGTCATCCTTTAGTAGCGAGTACGCTAAATATCGGAGGCCTATGGATTTTATACACAACAGATCTTTATGAAGCAATGCATCAATCAATGTTTCTTTATGTACTAATTCATGTACATGTTTTTTTGGCAGGATATGTTTTTACGGCGTCTATGATTTATATTGATCCTTCGCCACATCGTACGACTTTTCGATTCAGAGCATTGGTATTCATTTCTGCGTTGGCGGGTCATAATGTTTTATCAAAGTGGATTTATGCAAATCCTCCCTCAGGTGTTTCAAAAGCTTCTGCGGAGTTAGGAGCGATGACAATGTATTATGGGGGTGACTTGATTGATGTATGGATTATTATCATAATGTGTTATCAAGTATATAAGTTAAGAGTTCTACAGTTAAATGAAATACCAAGTTTGATCAATAAATAA
- a CDS encoding membrane protein yields MRTNKRTIDSMNFWSGILFGLGAVAFLDEVIFHQLLHWHHFYDLSTTSVGLISDGLFHAFSWFATVGSLFMVAYLRKQKAWKKRRWFGSYMLGAGTFNLYDGIIQHKIMRIHQIRYNVEIFYYDLIWNVLAAVLIIIGLVVIRKAKKAERASEGPVAT; encoded by the coding sequence TTGAGAACGAATAAACGGACAATTGATTCAATGAACTTTTGGTCAGGTATTTTATTTGGCTTAGGAGCAGTAGCGTTTTTGGATGAAGTAATTTTTCACCAATTATTACATTGGCATCATTTTTATGACTTATCAACGACAAGTGTTGGTCTAATTTCCGACGGATTATTTCATGCATTTAGCTGGTTTGCAACAGTAGGTAGCCTTTTTATGGTAGCTTATTTACGTAAACAGAAAGCGTGGAAGAAAAGACGGTGGTTTGGTTCCTATATGCTTGGGGCGGGAACGTTCAATCTTTATGACGGTATTATCCAACATAAAATTATGAGAATCCATCAGATCCGCTATAATGTAGAAATATTTTATTATGATTTGATATGGAATGTATTAGCTGCAGTACTCATCATTATTGGACTTGTTGTCATACGTAAGGCTAAAAAAGCAGAGAGAGCGAGTGAGGGACCAGTTGCAACATGA
- the yaaH_1 gene encoding spore germination protein YaaH: MYSVAQRFGLNPNNLAQINGLSPNQQLWVGLRLYIPPMQKTDAEVNIYIEPTGETVSQELLDEARSVGPYLTYLAPFSYEARRDGSIELMPIEGIPEVAREVGATLMMVVSNLEEGQFSGDLGRAILQSEAVQEVLLENIVEEARRIGSVSDIHFDFEFLPGDQREAYNNFLRRAAEYLHGEGFLISTALAPKTSAEQTGQWYEAHDYRAHGEIVDFVVLMTYEWGYSGGPPMAVSPIGPVEDVIQYALTEMPANKIMMGQNLYGYDWKLPFVEGGEYARAVSPQRALEIARENNAVIQYDYEAQAPNFNYIDSEGNAHKVWFEDARSIQAKFNLMKRLGLRGISYWKLGFPFPQNWLLINENFNVVKR; this comes from the coding sequence TTGTACTCGGTAGCACAGCGATTTGGACTTAATCCAAACAATCTTGCTCAAATCAATGGGCTTAGTCCAAACCAACAATTGTGGGTAGGTTTAAGACTTTATATTCCACCAATGCAAAAAACAGATGCCGAAGTGAATATTTATATTGAGCCGACAGGTGAAACAGTTAGTCAAGAATTATTAGATGAAGCAAGAAGCGTTGGTCCTTACCTAACATACTTAGCACCGTTTAGCTATGAAGCAAGACGAGATGGAAGTATCGAACTAATGCCAATTGAAGGGATACCAGAAGTTGCAAGAGAAGTAGGTGCCACTTTAATGATGGTCGTGAGCAACTTAGAGGAAGGCCAATTTAGCGGTGATTTAGGTAGAGCGATTTTGCAGAGTGAAGCAGTGCAGGAAGTTCTTCTCGAAAACATTGTGGAGGAAGCTCGGAGAATTGGCAGTGTGTCTGACATTCATTTTGATTTCGAATTTTTACCAGGAGATCAAAGAGAAGCTTACAATAACTTTTTAAGAAGAGCAGCAGAATACTTACACGGTGAAGGTTTCTTGATTTCCACTGCATTAGCACCAAAAACAAGCGCCGAACAGACTGGACAATGGTATGAAGCCCATGATTATAGAGCACATGGCGAAATTGTTGATTTTGTTGTTTTAATGACCTATGAATGGGGTTATTCTGGGGGACCACCAATGGCAGTTTCACCAATTGGTCCAGTTGAAGATGTTATCCAATATGCATTAACCGAAATGCCTGCCAATAAAATTATGATGGGTCAAAATCTTTACGGCTACGATTGGAAACTTCCTTTTGTTGAAGGTGGAGAGTATGCTCGTGCAGTAAGTCCTCAAAGAGCATTAGAAATTGCAAGAGAAAACAATGCTGTCATCCAATATGACTATGAAGCACAAGCGCCAAACTTTAATTATATTGATTCAGAAGGAAACGCGCATAAAGTTTGGTTTGAAGATGCAAGATCGATTCAAGCGAAATTTAACTTAATGAAGCGTTTAGGATTACGCGGAATTAGCTATTGGAAGCTAGGGTTCCCATTCCCACAAAATTGGCTCTTAATAAATGAAAATTTCAACGTTGTGAAAAGATAG
- a CDS encoding diguanylate phosphodiesterase, which translates to MNVLDILDRLDDIEIEFEPIYSADEHVLVAYEVIGQISNEGKNYKIVDYTYDETIPADLRIEIEHYVVEKAINLAADQLREVNLLLPCNPNLLMEDFGDSYFQILKKLVEESLLPHIYLVIPEHKYKGEFEQLQHPIRYIKTYGVKIALDNIGSESKLDQILMLEPAILKINVTQLNYNNWGAQNHVFKTIQSLAVKIGATLMFDNIQTDYQLHHAWKNGARYFKGPYLQKPTKEFIPRDTLKEKFRNECQHFISAEKKQLEVKFEEMKKLQKMIASIVEMIKPSSCDVDNLLQLAKKLEKYAFRFYICNEEGFQTSPNIMFNKGVWNVQESAIGKNWSWRPYFLFNIIKMRNDEKGELSAIYSDIETGELTRTYSMAISDKEYLFVDITYDYLYEHNLVN; encoded by the coding sequence ATGAATGTTCTCGATATTTTAGATAGATTAGACGATATAGAAATAGAGTTCGAACCAATTTATAGTGCGGATGAGCATGTTCTGGTTGCCTATGAAGTAATAGGTCAAATTTCAAACGAAGGTAAAAACTACAAAATTGTTGATTATACTTACGATGAAACCATTCCTGCAGATTTACGTATTGAAATTGAACATTATGTTGTGGAAAAGGCGATTAATCTTGCAGCAGATCAATTGCGAGAAGTGAATTTATTATTACCATGTAATCCGAACTTATTAATGGAGGATTTCGGCGATTCTTATTTTCAAATCTTAAAAAAGTTAGTTGAAGAGTCCCTCTTACCTCATATTTATTTAGTAATTCCAGAGCATAAATATAAAGGGGAATTTGAGCAATTACAACATCCGATACGTTATATAAAAACGTATGGGGTAAAGATCGCTTTAGATAATATCGGTTCTGAGAGTAAATTAGACCAAATATTAATGCTTGAACCAGCAATATTAAAAATCAACGTGACCCAATTAAATTATAATAATTGGGGAGCACAAAACCATGTGTTTAAAACAATTCAATCGTTAGCTGTGAAAATTGGTGCTACACTCATGTTTGATAATATACAGACAGATTATCAGCTTCATCATGCATGGAAAAATGGTGCGCGGTATTTTAAAGGTCCTTATTTGCAAAAGCCAACTAAAGAGTTTATCCCACGTGACACGTTGAAGGAAAAATTTCGTAATGAATGCCAGCATTTTATCTCTGCGGAGAAAAAGCAGTTAGAAGTAAAATTTGAGGAAATGAAGAAGCTGCAAAAAATGATTGCGAGCATCGTAGAAATGATTAAACCATCAAGTTGTGATGTGGATAATTTACTACAATTAGCTAAAAAGTTAGAGAAATATGCATTTCGTTTTTATATTTGCAATGAAGAAGGTTTTCAAACTTCACCAAACATCATGTTTAACAAGGGTGTATGGAATGTACAAGAAAGTGCGATTGGTAAAAACTGGAGCTGGCGTCCCTACTTCCTTTTCAACATCATCAAAATGAGAAATGACGAAAAAGGCGAATTATCTGCTATCTATAGTGATATCGAAACAGGTGAGTTAACACGTACATATTCAATGGCAATAAGTGATAAGGAGTATTTATTTGTTGACATTACCTACGATTATTTATATGAGCATAATCTTGTGAATTAA
- a CDS encoding MFS transporter: protein MITKEKRVNIILMNTHTEQTPQKPPYLMIAILFVGAFVAFLNNTLLAVALPTITSDLGVSYATGQWLATGYMLVSGVLIPASAYFITRYKTRPLFIVAMVIFALGTLLAAIAPTFAVLLAGRMIQAVGSSFMAPLLMNVMLISFPVEKRGAAMGMFGLVMIAAPAIGPTLSGYIVEHFNWRVLFEMILPFAILSLLFSFWKLENVLPNKKVTLDYFSIVLSTIGFGGLLYGFSTAGNDGWTDPIVITTLIIGIIGVTWFVIRQLKLETPVLDMGIFKSPMFALAAIISAVLSMSMMGGMILTPAYVQQVRGINPMESGLMMLPGAIIMAIMSPITGRLFDKIGPKPLAITGLIITGISTYLLAKLQIDSSYFYIIFVYTIRMFGISLVMMPIMTNGLNSLTAKLYPHGTAANNTIQQVAGSIGTAILVAVMGERAASAGADIAKEAMASGTMITEEALAQQALLEGIHLSFLVATLFTVIALVLSFFLKRVTNSKNAH, encoded by the coding sequence ATGATAACGAAAGAAAAGAGAGTGAATATAATACTTATGAATACACATACAGAACAAACGCCTCAAAAGCCCCCGTATTTAATGATAGCGATTTTATTTGTGGGTGCTTTTGTTGCTTTTCTAAATAATACACTATTGGCTGTAGCGCTACCAACGATAACAAGTGATTTAGGAGTAAGCTACGCAACAGGACAATGGTTAGCAACAGGGTATATGTTAGTTAGTGGGGTACTCATTCCAGCATCTGCATATTTTATTACCCGATATAAAACTAGACCTTTATTTATTGTAGCAATGGTTATTTTTGCACTAGGTACACTTCTTGCTGCAATCGCTCCAACATTCGCAGTGCTACTTGCTGGGAGAATGATTCAGGCAGTAGGGTCTTCATTTATGGCTCCATTATTAATGAATGTCATGCTAATTAGTTTCCCAGTTGAAAAGCGTGGTGCAGCGATGGGGATGTTCGGATTAGTAATGATTGCTGCACCTGCAATTGGACCTACATTATCTGGATATATTGTTGAACACTTCAATTGGCGCGTTTTATTTGAAATGATTTTACCATTTGCTATATTAAGTCTATTATTTAGCTTTTGGAAGCTCGAAAATGTGTTACCAAATAAAAAGGTTACATTAGACTATTTTTCCATAGTTCTTTCAACAATCGGATTTGGAGGGTTACTTTATGGTTTCAGTACTGCTGGTAATGATGGCTGGACGGATCCTATTGTAATTACTACACTGATTATTGGAATTATTGGGGTTACTTGGTTTGTTATCAGACAGTTAAAATTGGAAACACCAGTATTAGATATGGGGATTTTTAAATCACCAATGTTTGCCCTAGCAGCAATTATTAGTGCCGTTTTATCAATGTCAATGATGGGCGGTATGATTTTAACACCTGCATATGTTCAACAAGTTCGTGGAATTAACCCAATGGAATCAGGTTTAATGATGCTTCCAGGAGCTATAATTATGGCTATTATGTCACCGATTACGGGTAGATTATTTGATAAAATAGGCCCGAAACCATTAGCAATAACAGGTTTAATTATCACGGGAATCTCAACATATCTATTAGCGAAGCTTCAAATTGATTCAAGTTATTTCTACATTATTTTTGTATATACAATCCGTATGTTTGGGATATCTCTAGTTATGATGCCAATCATGACAAATGGTTTAAATTCATTAACAGCAAAACTTTATCCACATGGTACAGCTGCAAATAACACGATTCAACAAGTTGCTGGTTCAATTGGTACGGCAATACTTGTTGCAGTTATGGGTGAACGAGCAGCTTCAGCTGGGGCAGATATTGCAAAAGAAGCAATGGCTAGTGGCACTATGATTACAGAAGAGGCGTTAGCGCAACAAGCATTACTAGAGGGTATTCATCTGTCGTTTTTAGTAGCAACTTTATTTACAGTAATTGCTTTAGTACTTTCATTCTTCTTAAAACGTGTAACAAATTCAAAAAATGCACATTAA